A single genomic interval of Rhodospirillaceae bacterium harbors:
- a CDS encoding helix-turn-helix transcriptional regulator: protein MHAHHKVSGENARKLRKKGGAYLKKLRASSGLTQIELAEKTGFKYYTFISQIENGAGRIPPNLYEAYAAAVDVERSEFVKNMLKFYDPYTYKALFGPAPKKKAAKKKAA from the coding sequence ATGCATGCACATCACAAAGTAAGTGGAGAAAACGCTCGTAAACTACGCAAAAAAGGCGGCGCGTATTTGAAAAAACTACGGGCGTCATCCGGTTTGACGCAAATAGAATTGGCCGAAAAGACAGGGTTTAAATATTATACGTTTATCAGCCAAATCGAAAACGGCGCCGGTCGTATTCCACCCAACTTGTATGAAGCCTACGCCGCAGCCGTTGATGTGGAGCGCTCCGAATTTGTTAAGAACATGCTCAAGTTCTACGATCCGTACACCTACAAAGCTCTGTTCGGTCCGGCACCGAAAAAGAAAGCTGCTAAGAAAAAAGCCGCCTAA
- a CDS encoding adenine phosphoribosyltransferase, which yields MDLKDHIRSIPDFPKPGIQFYDISTLLAHEDAWQVAMGRMARMIRQHQPDVLAGIESRGFLVAAPLALKLGCGFVMVRKKGKLPGNLISHDYALEYGTDTIEIQDDAVKPGQKVVILDDLLATGGTMAASVDLFNKVGAKVTSAACLIELTFLKGRDKLNIPFDALISYDE from the coding sequence ATGGACCTCAAGGACCACATCCGATCAATCCCCGATTTCCCGAAGCCGGGCATCCAGTTTTACGACATTTCAACCCTCCTTGCTCATGAAGATGCGTGGCAGGTTGCCATGGGTCGAATGGCGCGGATGATTCGTCAGCATCAACCTGATGTATTGGCCGGCATTGAATCCCGCGGGTTTCTGGTTGCAGCACCCTTGGCGCTAAAGCTGGGGTGCGGATTCGTCATGGTTCGTAAAAAAGGCAAGTTACCGGGAAATTTGATATCCCATGACTACGCCTTGGAATACGGCACTGATACCATTGAAATACAGGATGACGCGGTCAAACCCGGTCAAAAGGTGGTTATTTTAGACGACCTTTTAGCGACTGGCGGTACCATGGCGGCCTCTGTTGATCTGTTCAACAAAGTAGGGGCCAAAGTAACCAGCGCTGCCTGCCTCATAGAACTGACATTTCTGAAGGGTCGCGATAAGCTTAACATTCCATTTGATGCGTTAATTTCATACGACGAATAG
- a CDS encoding c-type cytochrome, with protein sequence MGRSVLVALGMTAAIIMASGSAFAAGDAKKGAKVFKKCKACHAVKAGKHKVGPSLSGVVGRKAGTAAGFKKYKGLKKADWSWDEKTLDAWLSNPKKFAKSRSRKTSMVFKLKKAKDRANVIAYLKSI encoded by the coding sequence ATGGGAAGAAGCGTATTAGTTGCCCTTGGAATGACTGCGGCCATCATTATGGCAAGCGGCAGCGCATTTGCCGCTGGCGATGCGAAAAAAGGCGCAAAAGTTTTCAAGAAATGTAAAGCATGCCATGCTGTTAAAGCTGGTAAGCACAAGGTTGGCCCCTCTCTCTCAGGCGTCGTTGGCCGTAAGGCGGGGACCGCGGCAGGCTTTAAGAAATATAAAGGCCTCAAAAAAGCCGACTGGAGCTGGGACGAGAAGACGCTCGACGCGTGGCTCTCCAACCCTAAGAAATTTGCTAAAAGCCGAAGCCGCAAAACCTCGATGGTCTTCAAGCTGAAGAAAGCTAAAGACCGAGCAAACGTCATTGCGTACTTGAAATCCATTTAA
- a CDS encoding TRAP transporter substrate-binding protein produces MRTAVIGIVIGLVVGVVFGATIIAPRLTTIPASKSPENIVKPLPKLTSAPVQKTIRRWQMASAYHSKLPLLGTMAKRLETGIWRVSDGGFEIKFHEPNALVPPRELFNAVSSGAIDAAFTTPEMWVERLASLGLFSSVPFGPKPMEHLAWIFGGGGQAIYNDILHKEGVHGVFCGLVSNGASGWFRREIKTVEDLKGLKVRSSGLGAGVLEKLGVKIKTMAARDIFIAFETDKLDGAAISLPSVDAKLGVHKVAKHYYYPGWNRPAMLFDVIINLKKWNALPAPQQTQINTVCAQNINLGLAEGEAAQFAALKAIEAKKVQIHRWPTEILAALEKAWRRQAIESSNADSDFRRVWESLTRFRRDYSIWNDFSQ; encoded by the coding sequence ATGCGAACTGCAGTGATCGGCATTGTTATTGGCCTCGTCGTTGGCGTGGTCTTTGGCGCCACGATTATCGCCCCTCGGCTCACCACAATCCCCGCATCAAAGTCGCCCGAAAACATTGTTAAACCACTACCTAAACTAACATCCGCCCCTGTCCAGAAGACCATCCGCCGGTGGCAAATGGCGAGCGCCTACCACAGCAAGTTACCGTTGTTAGGGACGATGGCCAAGCGATTGGAAACGGGGATTTGGCGGGTGTCTGATGGCGGGTTTGAGATCAAGTTCCACGAACCCAATGCATTAGTACCACCACGTGAACTCTTCAACGCTGTCTCATCAGGCGCAATCGACGCCGCCTTTACAACACCGGAGATGTGGGTAGAGCGTCTCGCGTCTCTCGGGTTGTTTTCATCTGTTCCTTTTGGTCCAAAGCCGATGGAACACCTGGCATGGATTTTCGGTGGCGGTGGTCAGGCGATCTATAATGATATTCTTCACAAGGAAGGCGTTCATGGGGTTTTCTGTGGTTTGGTCTCAAATGGTGCGTCGGGTTGGTTCCGCCGAGAAATTAAAACCGTGGAAGACCTGAAAGGCCTTAAAGTTCGCTCTTCCGGCCTCGGCGCTGGCGTTTTGGAGAAACTCGGTGTGAAAATTAAAACCATGGCCGCAAGAGACATCTTCATCGCCTTCGAGACCGACAAATTAGACGGTGCCGCTATTTCGTTGCCGTCCGTGGACGCAAAGCTCGGCGTCCATAAGGTGGCCAAACACTATTACTATCCCGGATGGAATCGCCCGGCGATGTTGTTTGACGTCATCATCAATTTAAAGAAATGGAACGCCTTGCCGGCACCTCAGCAGACCCAAATCAACACCGTCTGCGCGCAAAATATCAATTTAGGATTAGCTGAAGGCGAAGCGGCTCAGTTTGCTGCTTTAAAGGCGATTGAAGCCAAAAAAGTCCAAATTCACCGCTGGCCGACAGAAATTCTTGCAGCGCTTGAGAAAGCATGGCGACGACAAGCTATAGAATCGTCAAATGCCGACAGTGACTTTCGGCGTGTCTGGGAGTCCCTCACCCGCTTTCGACGCGATTACAGTATTTGGAATGATTTTAGCCAGTAA